The following are from one region of the Streptomyces changanensis genome:
- a CDS encoding DUF6167 family protein — protein sequence MFRRAFWFTAGAAAGAWATTKVNRKLRQLTPESLAAQAADKAVEAGHRLKEFALDVRAGMLQRETELEEALGLDAPVDPALPGPRRTALGPGGDAPAAASARTPPTRTTGMRTTDGVG from the coding sequence ATGTTCCGCCGGGCATTCTGGTTCACCGCCGGCGCGGCAGCCGGCGCGTGGGCCACCACCAAGGTCAACCGCAAGCTCAGGCAGCTCACCCCCGAGAGCCTCGCGGCGCAGGCCGCCGACAAGGCGGTCGAGGCCGGTCACCGGCTCAAGGAGTTCGCCCTCGACGTCCGCGCGGGAATGCTCCAGCGCGAGACGGAGCTGGAGGAGGCACTGGGTCTGGACGCACCGGTCGACCCGGCCCTCCCCGGCCCCCGCCGCACGGCCCTCGGCCCGGGCGGCGACGCCCCGGCCGCCGCGAGCGCCCGCACCCCACCCACCCGTACAACCGGAATGAGGACCACTGATGGAGTCGGCTGA
- a CDS encoding DUF948 domain-containing protein → MTGGEVAGILVAVFWAILVSFLAVVLVRLAQTLRATTRLVADVTEQAVPLLADASATVRSAQTQLDRVDAIASDVQEVTSNASALSSTVASTFGGPLVKVAAFGYGVRRALGRDKTDRPAERGRGRSKRTVIIGRTVPQARGGRNRKG, encoded by the coding sequence GTGACCGGTGGAGAGGTTGCCGGGATCCTGGTGGCCGTCTTCTGGGCGATCCTGGTGTCCTTCCTGGCCGTGGTGCTGGTGAGGCTGGCCCAGACGCTCAGGGCGACCACCCGGCTCGTGGCGGACGTGACCGAGCAGGCCGTACCCCTGCTGGCCGACGCCTCGGCGACCGTGCGCTCCGCGCAGACCCAGCTCGACCGGGTCGACGCGATCGCCTCGGACGTCCAGGAGGTCACCTCCAACGCCTCCGCGCTCTCCTCCACCGTGGCCTCGACCTTCGGCGGCCCCCTCGTCAAGGTCGCCGCGTTCGGCTACGGCGTACGCCGGGCGCTCGGCCGCGACAAGACCGACCGCCCCGCCGAGCGCGGGCGCGGGCGGTCGAAGCGCACCGTCATCATCGGCCGTACGGTGCCCCAGGCGCGCGGCGGCCGGAACCGGAAGGGCTGA